A stretch of Falco rusticolus isolate bFalRus1 chromosome 2, bFalRus1.pri, whole genome shotgun sequence DNA encodes these proteins:
- the LOC119143691 gene encoding LOW QUALITY PROTEIN: Holliday junction recognition protein (The sequence of the model RefSeq protein was modified relative to this genomic sequence to represent the inferred CDS: deleted 1 base in 1 codon): MDFDVDRYLRQSNARFLASINSILERYNHPFEDDLLVSMETLTYDTPDGPKNWENVSTKEVKEWREKVLECNREGRRNAEMSKQQSSDFEQERSTVHQESPENSRVDTSDIDEASDAGKVSVRGKFGDVHFQNLYVGDRSIQEKAKVQVDMIVQVDCARKIPKWMTIAPQGLLEGLHLASPAQELIGNQAAVYREKGELSNECSSSRPLQLPFSDVSNSLDTITIPRHQLSPELSKTCCDSTLGDYQFADDECSFSNVTLADLYPAMVRILTRLIKRESRRRLLKYMFGYSRHKRWCSRRPKLNVTVDKIRGFRPLKQRQALLSIGGCRNEDIQDQTLGNENKELRDGKCSTDNFSGLVPYSYIDTDEIKMDYTDSSFGCHLVSAKGHEVSKVTGAPDVATMGGAFLAEDEIQTAVSLKNSKCKESKKLAYKCSSEYCFITSASSGSAALHLVKESKTRNIYFPYGDTSELCSSTWSSYGSSNTITPVTNCSPAKASNTLLINPEKRISEGPISFQCKHSFSSLFVKQSPSKMHQKCEDAFEELYYSLCPKEIQKPLTLTRPLSSSKNLEEKKLMKPHLSDSVRSSTRYDKEFDRIMSSCIVRLFQNFLGFRELQI; the protein is encoded by the exons ATGGACTTCGACGTAGACCGGTATCTGCGGCAGAGCAATGCCCGCTTCCTGGCCTCCATCAACAGCATCTTGGAGCGG TATAATCACCCTTTTGAAGATGATTTACTTGTTTCCATGGAAACTCTCACTTATGATACACCTGATG GACCAAAAAATTGGGAGAATGTGTCAACCAAGGAGGTTAAAGAATGGAGGGAGAAAGTACTTGAG TGTAATAGAGAAGGTCGAAGGAATGCAG AAATGTCAAAGCAACAGAGCAGTGATTTTGAACAAGAGCGTTCAACAGTACATCAG gaATCTCCTGAGAACTCTCGTGTGGATACATCTGACATAG ATGAAGCAAGTGATGCTGGTAAAGTTTCAGTAAGAGGAAAGTTTGGAGACGTCCACTTCCAG AATCTGTACGTAGGTGACAGAAGTattcaagaaaaagcaaaagttcaAGTGGATATGATAGTACAAGTGGACTGTGCTAGAAAAATTCCCAAGTGGATGACG atagCACCTCAAGGTTTGTTGGAAGGCCTTCATTTAGCTTCACCAGCACAAGAACTGATTG GCAACCAAGCCGCTGTTtacagagagaaaggagagtTGTCCAATGAATGTTCTTCATCCAGACCTCTGCAGTTAccattttctgatgtttccaATTCACTGGATACAATAACCATACCCAGGCATCAACTTTCTCCGGAACTAAGTAAAACTTGCTGTGATAGTACCTTAGGAGATTAccagtttgcagatgatgaATGCTCCTTCAGCAATGTAACTCTTGCGGACTTGTATCCAGCGATGGTAAGGATACTCACGAGGCTTATAAAAAGGGAGTCTCGGAGAAGAttgttaaaatacatgtttggATACTCAAGACATAAAAGATGGTGTTCTAGAAGACCAAAGCTCAATGTCACTGTAGACAAAATAAGAGGGTTCAGACCTCTTAAACAGAGGCAAGCACTACTCAGCATAGGCGGCTGTAGAAATGAAGACATCCAGGATCAGACTTTAGGAAATGAGAACAAAGAACTTCGGGATGGCAAGTGTTCCACTGATAATTTTTCTGGTCTGGTACCTTATTCTTACATTGATACAGATGAAATCAAAATGGACTACACTGACTCAAGTTTCGGATGTCATTTGGTATCCGCAAAAGGCCATGAAGTCTCTAAAGTGACTGGTGCTCCTGATGTAGCTACAATGGGAGGGGCTTTTCTAGCTGAAGATGAGATACAGACTGCTGTCTCACTAAAGaattcaaaatgcaaagaaagtaaaaaattggCTTACAAATGTTCCTCAGAATACTGTTTTATAACATCTGCCAGTTCCGGATCAGCAGCGCTTCATCTGGTGAAAGAGAGTAAAACTCGAAATATTTACTTTCCTTATGGTGATACCTCAGAGTTGTGCTCATCTACTTGGAGTTCCTATGGCAGTAGTAACACTATTACACCTGTCACAAACTGTTCTCCTGCAAAAGCATCAAATACTTTGCTCATAAATCctgaaaaaagaatttctgaagGACCAATTTCTTTCCAGTGCAAACACTCATTTTCCTCATTGTTTGTGAAGCAGAGTCCTTCAAAGATGCACCAGAAATGTGAAGATGCATTTGAAGAGCTCTACTACAGTTTGTGTCCCAAAGAAATCCAAAAGCCTTTGACATTGACAAGACCTCTTTCAAGTTCAAAGAACCTTGAAGAGAAAAAGTTAATGAAGCCTCATTTAAGTGATTCTGTGAGGTCCAGTACGCGGTATGACAAAGAATTTGACAGGATC ATGAGCAGTTGCATAGTGAGGCTGTTCCAAAACTTCCTGGGTTTCAGAGAGCTTCAAATTTAA